Genomic DNA from Spirochaetaceae bacterium:
ACGGCGCTGAGGACGAACGAGGTGAGCATCGCGTTGGTGACCGGTCCGAGACCGATCGGTTCGGCGGCCACCTCGATGGCCGCGCGAGGTACCGGCACCAGCAGGTTGCCGAGCACCAGCACCGCAACGGCGGCCACGATCAGCAGAACGATCTTCATCGCTGCCTGGCGGCCCGTCGCGGGAACCGGGATGGATCGCCGCTCGATTGCAACCGGAGTCTTACCACGGGCTGGCTAACCACCACCTTCGGCGGCGGCCGCCTCCTTGGCGGGTTCGCCCTCGGCAGCGGCGGGCGCGGCCGCCTCGGCCGGCGCTTCGGGCGAGGCGCCCTCGGCGGCGGCCGGACTCGCATCCACGGCCGCGGGGGCTTCCTCGGTGAGCAGCTCGGGCGCCGGGGCCGCTACCCACCAGTCGGTGCGTTCCATGCTGCTCATGCGTTCGGCGCGTGCGCGGCCGATCACGTTGCCGGCGTCGGGGGTGCGATTCATCCACGCCAGGGTGAACGCCGCGGCCAGAAAAATCACCGCCAGAATCGAGGTGAGGCGGGTCATTACGTTGCCGGTGCGCGCACCGAACGGGGTGCCGGCTCCACCGCCGAACATCGCGCCGATGCCGCCGCCCTGATCGTCCTGAATGAGCACCACCGCCATCAACAGCAGCGCGCTCACGACGAACACGACGAGGATGAGAATCGAGACTATTGCCATGACACTCGAAGGATCAGCGGCGCGCGCGAGCGGCGTGATCCGCGCCAACTATACTCACTAGGCAGGGCGCGAATCAACGGCCGCGGGATCGCGGGATCGCGGGACCGCGGCGGCGGTTCAACTCGAGCCGGCGGCGGCGATGCGGGCAAAGCTGTCCAGTTCCAGCGACGCGCCGCCCACCAGCAGGCCGTCGACCTGCGAACTGGCCAGCAGCTCGCCGGCGTTGTCCGGCTTTACCGAGCCGCCGTACTGCACCACCAGGGCGTCGGCGGCCGGCGATCCGGCCATGTCCGCGACCGTGGCGCGCACTTCGCGGTGCATGGCGTCGGCGTCCGCCACCGACGCGGTACGGCCGGTGCCGATCGCCCACACCGGCTCGTAGGCTACGACAACGCGATCCAGGTCGGCGGCGGAGCAGTTGCCGAGGGCGGCGCGCAACTGGCGCGCCACCACCGCGGCGGCCGTGTCCGCCTCGCGCTCGGCGAGCGTCTCGCCGACGCACAGTATCGCCTCCAGGCCGGCGTCCAGCACGGCGCGCAGCTTGCGCGCGATCAGCGCATCGTCCTCGCCATACACGTGGCGGCGCTCCGAGTGGCCGACGATCACGACGCCGACGCCCAGCGCCGCCAGCATCCCGCACGCCACCTCTCCGGTGTGGGCGCCGCCGGCGGCCGGATTCACGTTCTGCGCTCCCAGCTCGATGGCCGAGCCGCGCAGCGCATCCGCCACCGCCTGCAGGGCGGTGAACGGCGGCGCCACCATCACCCGGATGCCGGCGCGGGCGCCGAGGCGGGTGGCGAGCCCGGCGGCGAGCGCCGCCGCCTCGGTATGGGTGAAGTGCATCTTCCAGTTGCCGGCGATGAACGGTGTGCGATTGCTCGCCTTCGATGTCATGTTCCCGTCGTTACTCCCGAAGGGCGGCGACGCCGGGCAACTCCCGGCCTTCCAGCAGCTCCAGGGAGGCGCCGCCGCCGGTCGATACGTGCGAAATCCGGCCGGCGACGCCGGCGGCGTTGATCGCCGCCACCGAGTCGCCGCCGCCCACCACGGTGGTGCCGCCGCACGCGGCCACCGCCTCGGCCACGGCAAACGTGCCGGCGGCGAACGGCGCCACCTCGAACACGCCCATCGGCCCGTTCCACATCACGGTGCCGGCGCCCGCGATTGCCGCGCCGAACGCCGCCACGGTGCGCGCGCCGATATCGACGCCGATGGCGCCGGCGGGAATGTCCGCGCCGTCGGTCTCGCCGCGCTCGGCGTCGTCCGCCACCGCGGCGGCCGTGACGTGGTCGCAGGGCAGCAGCAACCGCACGCCGAGCTCGCCGGCGCGCTCCACCAGCGCCGCGGCGGCGGCGATCAGGTCCCGCTCGACCAGCGAGTTGCCGACCGCGGTGCCGCCCGCGGCGAGGAACGTGTAGGCCATGGCGCCGCCGATCAGCAGGGTGTCCACCTTGGGCAGCAGGTTTTTCAGTACCGCCACCTTGGACGACACCTTGGCGCCGCCGACGATCGCCACGAACGGCCGCCGTGGCGCCGCCAGCAGGTTGCCGAGCGCGGCGACCTCCCGCTCCATCAGCAGCCCGGCGCCGGATGGCAGGTAGCGGGCGACGGTGGCGGTGGAGGCATGCGCGCGGTGCGCGGCGCCGAACGCGTCGTTCACGTAAGCATCGCCGAGCGCGGCGAGCTGGCGGGCGAATGCCTCATCGCCGGCTTCCTCGGCGGCGTGAAAGCGCAGATTCTCCAGCAACAGGACGGCGCCGGGAGCCAGGGATGCCGCGCGGCGCTCCACCTCCGGCCCGACGCAGTCGGGCGCCATCTGCACCGGCCGTTCCAGCAGCGCGGCCAG
This window encodes:
- the tpiA gene encoding triose-phosphate isomerase, encoding MTSKASNRTPFIAGNWKMHFTHTEAAALAAGLATRLGARAGIRVMVAPPFTALQAVADALRGSAIELGAQNVNPAAGGAHTGEVACGMLAALGVGVVIVGHSERRHVYGEDDALIARKLRAVLDAGLEAILCVGETLAEREADTAAAVVARQLRAALGNCSAADLDRVVVAYEPVWAIGTGRTASVADADAMHREVRATVADMAGSPAADALVVQYGGSVKPDNAGELLASSQVDGLLVGGASLELDSFARIAAAGSS
- a CDS encoding phosphoglycerate kinase yields the protein MGGLDFAGRRVLTRVDFNVPLAGGAVADDTRIRAALPTIRAILAAPDASVVLMSHLGRPKGVRRPELGLAPVAARLAALLERPVQMAPDCVGPEVERRAASLAPGAVLLLENLRFHAAEEAGDEAFARQLAALGDAYVNDAFGAAHRAHASTATVARYLPSGAGLLMEREVAALGNLLAAPRRPFVAIVGGAKVSSKVAVLKNLLPKVDTLLIGGAMAYTFLAAGGTAVGNSLVERDLIAAAAALVERAGELGVRLLLPCDHVTAAAVADDAERGETDGADIPAGAIGVDIGARTVAAFGAAIAGAGTVMWNGPMGVFEVAPFAAGTFAVAEAVAACGGTTVVGGGDSVAAINAAGVAGRISHVSTGGGASLELLEGRELPGVAALRE
- the secG gene encoding preprotein translocase subunit SecG, which produces MAIVSILILVVFVVSALLLMAVVLIQDDQGGGIGAMFGGGAGTPFGARTGNVMTRLTSILAVIFLAAAFTLAWMNRTPDAGNVIGRARAERMSSMERTDWWVAAPAPELLTEEAPAAVDASPAAAEGASPEAPAEAAAPAAAEGEPAKEAAAAEGGG